In Negativicutes bacterium, the sequence ATTTTATTCGGAACCATGACAGCCAATCATTTGGCTCATATTGAAGTCGTTTATGATAACGGATATGAATGTCATCAAGTTATTCCCGAATGCGATGTGCCAGACGGCGTTCTGTCCGAAAGCGAAATTGCTGTATTGGACAGAATCTGCGCTAAGTTCTCTGAGTTTGGTTCAGTAGATATTTCAAATTACTCGCATAAAGAATCTGGTTACCAGGCAACTCGCTCCGGGGAGATTATTCCGTATTCGTTTGCCAAAGACATTGAGTTAAACTAATCCGAATAAAAAGTAAAAGCGTATCAATTCAAATTGCATTTTCACAGAAAAGTGCCGGGGAATCGACTCTTTTTTCAGAATCGACCCGGTGTTTTTCTGTCCTAACTAATCACCGAACCTTTTTATTCCCATTTGAAGATAAAGAAGGAAAATATAATAAATACAACTGAAATCAAAAACATAATTAAAAAATCATTTTGAAATGTACTGAAAGCGTTTCCGATCCATATATTACGCATACTGCTTACACAATATGTCAACGGCATAAATTTCGAAATTTTATTGATTGCATCCGGTAGCATTTCCAGAGGCATACTTGCTCCGGAAAGGAACATCATTGGAAAAGATACCACCATACCGATGGCCTGCGCCACCATTGCACTACCTGATACTGATGCCACTGCAAGACCGATTGAAAAAATGCAGATTCCGGATAAAAGCAGCCCTGCAATCAAAAATAATACATTCCCCTCGAAGACCGCACCCCAGCCGAAGTAACCAATCAAAACTATTAGTGCTATACCGACCAGCGACACGAGATAGTACACAAGCATATCGGTAATAAGGTATGCAGCCGGTGGAACAGGCGTCATCTGATATCGACGTAATTCGCCCCGCTCCCGACTGCTTGCTATGGAAACTGGCATACTGATAAGTCCTGCACCTGCAAAAACAAGACCTGTATATGCGGGGATAGAAATATCTACGGTCCCGAGTCCTCCGAAAAATGGATTGGGAGTATTGCCATATATAGAACCAAATAAGACAAGGAGCATTGGGCAGAAGATAATGGTGAAAAAGAGTCCGATATAATCCCGGAGCAGCAAAATGCATTTCATCTTAAATAAGGCAAACATTTTTATCCCTTTCTTCCTGTAAAGAGATCGTAATAGTAGTCTTCAAAATATGTTTTGCGTTTCTTAATACGTTGAATGCGATAACCGTGATGTTCCATATAATTTGATAGCTCTGTTTCGGTAATTTCTGAGTTTACACAAAGCCGGTATTGCATATCGGATATCTGAGCAACGGATAGCATGGGAAAGTCCGCTGTTATCATAACGGGCGCAATTTCATCGGCGGATTCAAATTCATATACGATATGATAAGGCAGCTTGGCAACCAAATTAGCCGGTGTATCTGCTGAATGAATTTTCCCATCCTTTAGCACAGCTACTCTGTCACACACACTCTCTATTTCATCCATGAAATGTGTTGTCAATATGATCGTTTTCCCCTCTCCCTTGAGTTGAAGTACTCTGCCCCAGGCATCTCTTCGTGAAATGGGGTCTAGTCCGGTTGATAGCTCATCAAAGAACAAAATTTTCGGTTTATGAACAGAAGCAAGGCAAATTAACAGGCGCTGTTTCTGACCCCCGGATAGCTTGGAGAAAAAAGTATTTCTCTGGTCTCGCAGCCCCACCTTTTCCAGCTCGTCACAGACATTTACCCTCGTTTTAAACAGTCCCGCCTGAAGCACAACCGCTTCTTTTGTCTTTAGATTCGGAGATATCTCCGCATGCTGCAGTTGAGCGCCTACCAGTCTTACGAATTTAGAGTGATCACGTTTGGCATCCAAACCAAATACATCAATATTGCCGCTTGTAATCTCTCTCATACCAAGAATACATTCAATGAGTGTGGTTTTCCCCACTCCGTTGGGACCCACAAAGCCAAAAATCTCACCTTCATCGATGGTCAGATTGATACCTTTGAGTACCTCCTTAGCACCATAGCTCTTGTATACTTCGTTGATTTTTATTGCTTGCATCGGGTATCTACCTCCCTGTATATTATTCTACAACATTGCTCCTGGGGTAAAGCAAGTCTTATTTCAAATAATAGTAAATTATTTTAGTGATAAACAGTTATCCCTAAAAAATAGCGGGGTTAATCCCGACTACAAAACTTACCCTGCAAGAGCGTTACTTACCCCGCAAGTGGCAACAATTTAATGCAATCACTAAATTGTAGCAATCTCTGCATGATTATTTCTGTATAGATAGATACATTTCACTTTGCGGGAATAGGGTTTGAGCAGATGCTTTAAGCCATCGAGGTTATCGCCGCTGATTTAGATATTCTTGCTCTCGGCGTTCGCAGGCTCGGCGTCATGCTCCTCGTCCGGTACAACGACAGTATTCGTGTCGAGCGAAGCAAGCAGACGCGCATAGTTCTTGTCAAGGAATTTCAGTTCGTTGCCCTTGTGCGTCACGGTTAGTTTGTCGCTCAAAAACTCCCTGAAACACTCCATATCAAATGAACCGTCCGTTTTGAAACAGGCAGGGAAGTATTCGCGCAGTATGGCAATCTCACGGTCGTTTGGCGGCGCCTAATTGTTAGCCTCGACTCGATAATATTCTTAATCATACAGATGTCCTCCGAAGTTCTATATTTTTATGGGTTCCAGCGCGGCTATCACTTCCACCGGACCGCCGCTATTGGAGCAGTAGTCTTTTAA encodes:
- a CDS encoding ABC transporter permease encodes the protein MFALFKMKCILLLRDYIGLFFTIIFCPMLLVLFGSIYGNTPNPFFGGLGTVDISIPAYTGLVFAGAGLISMPVSIASSRERGELRRYQMTPVPPAAYLITDMLVYYLVSLVGIALIVLIGYFGWGAVFEGNVLFLIAGLLLSGICIFSIGLAVASVSGSAMVAQAIGMVVSFPMMFLSGASMPLEMLPDAINKISKFMPLTYCVSSMRNIWIGNAFSTFQNDFLIMFLISVVFIIFSFFIFKWE
- a CDS encoding ABC transporter ATP-binding protein, with the protein product MQAIKINEVYKSYGAKEVLKGINLTIDEGEIFGFVGPNGVGKTTLIECILGMREITSGNIDVFGLDAKRDHSKFVRLVGAQLQHAEISPNLKTKEAVVLQAGLFKTRVNVCDELEKVGLRDQRNTFFSKLSGGQKQRLLICLASVHKPKILFFDELSTGLDPISRRDAWGRVLQLKGEGKTIILTTHFMDEIESVCDRVAVLKDGKIHSADTPANLVAKLPYHIVYEFESADEIAPVMITADFPMLSVAQISDMQYRLCVNSEITETELSNYMEHHGYRIQRIKKRKTYFEDYYYDLFTGRKG